The Dyella jiangningensis genome includes a window with the following:
- the trmL gene encoding tRNA (uridine(34)/cytosine(34)/5-carboxymethylaminomethyluridine(34)-2'-O)-methyltransferase TrmL, whose product MLHVILFRPEIPPNTGNVIRLCANTGATLHLIRPLGFELDDARLRRAGLDYHEYAQLAVHDDLASCLEGIGQPRVFAFSTRGRIAHVDARFADGDALLFGCETAGLPGEVLDAIPEAQRLRLPMRPNSRSLNLSNTVAVAVYEAWRQLGFTGAA is encoded by the coding sequence ATGCTGCACGTCATACTTTTCCGACCAGAAATACCGCCGAACACCGGCAACGTGATCAGGCTGTGCGCCAACACCGGCGCCACGTTGCACCTGATCCGCCCCCTGGGATTCGAGCTGGACGATGCCCGCCTGCGCCGCGCAGGCCTGGACTACCACGAATACGCGCAACTGGCCGTGCATGACGACCTCGCCAGCTGCCTCGAGGGCATCGGCCAGCCACGTGTGTTCGCCTTCTCCACCCGCGGCCGTATCGCCCATGTCGATGCCCGCTTCGCCGACGGCGACGCCCTCCTGTTCGGCTGCGAAACCGCCGGCCTGCCCGGCGAGGTGCTCGACGCCATCCCCGAAGCGCAACGCCTGCGCCTGCCGATGCGGCCGAACAGCCGCAGCCTGAATCTCTCCAACACCGTCGCCGTGGCGGTGTATGAGGCCTGGCGGCAGCTGGGTTTCACCGGCGCCGCCTGA
- a CDS encoding 1-acyl-sn-glycerol-3-phosphate acyltransferase, which yields MSTPLLPPTPPEAPRLNSRFWPWLARCLLRLSGWRLLGELPNVPKLIIIGAPHSSYWDGVWGLLMKIGLGADINIMIKREVLDGPLGVILRPIGMIPINRSAALNVVGQMVKRFAEKDRMWLGITPEGTRKQVKHWKSGFLRIALEANVPIQTVFLDYPTKTFTLGPVVRATEDHDADMVKIRALFTPYRGKHRNTE from the coding sequence ATGAGCACGCCGTTGCTCCCCCCTACCCCGCCCGAAGCCCCCAGGCTCAACAGCCGCTTCTGGCCGTGGCTGGCGCGTTGTCTGCTGCGCCTGTCGGGGTGGCGGCTGCTCGGCGAACTGCCGAACGTGCCGAAGCTGATCATCATCGGCGCGCCGCATTCCTCCTACTGGGACGGCGTGTGGGGCCTGCTGATGAAGATCGGCCTCGGCGCCGACATCAACATCATGATCAAGCGCGAGGTGCTGGACGGCCCGCTTGGCGTCATCCTGCGTCCCATCGGCATGATTCCCATCAACCGCAGCGCCGCACTCAACGTGGTGGGCCAGATGGTGAAGCGCTTTGCCGAGAAGGACCGCATGTGGCTGGGCATTACGCCCGAAGGCACGCGCAAGCAGGTCAAGCACTGGAAGTCCGGCTTCCTGCGCATCGCGCTCGAAGCGAACGTGCCGATCCAGACGGTGTTCCTCGACTACCCCACCAAGACCTTCACGCTGGGACCGGTCGTGCGCGCCACCGAGGACCACGATGCCGACATGGTGAAGATCCGCGCGCTCTTCACGCCGTATCGCGGCAAGCATCGCAACACGGAGTAA
- a CDS encoding FUSC family protein produces MAAVPSDVATKRSLPWLGEFLATERQAWIFVFKCMLAFYIAAWLSMLFQLEQPSTTMITVSIVMHPHSGMVLAKSFYRAIGTCAGSLVGLLLMSAFPQQRELFLTALALWVGICAGGAVLYRNFMSYGFVLAGYTAAIVALPAITNPYNVFDSAMMRVSEVMLGIIVAGLVSDMVLPERLRQVLRSAARSHYAHFIEFARGSLGGAIPRAKMEEAHLHFVRAAVQLEDLRASVIFEDPEARARSSRMQLLNLRYMAAATSFQSLHHLINRLQRNNHPRTASALIELYAPVGKALSPPAAESAAPRSLATRLEACEAELPSLASTLREGLRQDPELLLEFDSGTVLLYRFVSELRDFAALEAALRETQGRLKGSAERVDFRRANDYAAPLIGVVRTFLTMIALSVFWLWSGWPFGPSAMLLATIFSGLMATSPTPLAATANTWIGYAVGMIAAYFVVFWLLPGSDGFTMMVLTTMPLLLIGPYLTTRNATLPGIGAGYTLGYVYILALKNPMVYSPEHFFNDAIASLFGLMMCGVAFMIIPTVIGTEWLRRRQLQQLRRQVSFAATAPMEGLLYRFESTNRDLFHQIVQFTQPNSAESRSLLAWGLAVHDSGRAIIELRQDIRHADLPPPLCEAMQRAVDALARLYDAPDRQRWQEADRAVDHAITLTMQTLPQMRATCQPALAHLLQLRTALRDDESALGPYIVKATEIPHAT; encoded by the coding sequence ATGGCGGCCGTGCCTTCCGACGTTGCCACGAAACGCTCGCTGCCATGGCTGGGCGAGTTCCTCGCGACCGAGCGCCAGGCGTGGATCTTCGTGTTCAAGTGCATGCTGGCGTTCTACATAGCCGCATGGCTGTCGATGCTGTTCCAGCTGGAGCAGCCCTCGACCACGATGATCACGGTCTCCATCGTGATGCATCCACATAGCGGCATGGTGCTGGCCAAGAGCTTCTATCGCGCCATTGGCACCTGCGCCGGCAGCCTGGTGGGCTTGCTGCTGATGTCGGCATTCCCGCAGCAGCGCGAACTGTTCCTGACCGCGCTCGCGCTGTGGGTGGGCATTTGCGCGGGTGGCGCGGTGCTGTACCGCAACTTCATGTCCTACGGTTTCGTGCTGGCCGGTTACACGGCCGCCATCGTGGCACTGCCGGCCATCACCAACCCGTACAACGTGTTCGATTCGGCCATGATGCGCGTGAGCGAGGTGATGCTCGGCATCATCGTGGCGGGCCTGGTCAGCGACATGGTGCTGCCCGAGCGACTGCGCCAGGTATTGCGAAGCGCGGCGCGCTCGCACTACGCGCACTTCATTGAGTTCGCTCGTGGCAGCCTGGGTGGCGCGATCCCGCGGGCGAAGATGGAAGAGGCGCACCTGCACTTCGTGCGCGCCGCCGTGCAGCTGGAAGACCTGCGTGCCTCGGTGATCTTCGAAGACCCGGAAGCACGCGCACGCAGCAGTCGCATGCAGCTGCTCAACCTGCGCTACATGGCGGCGGCCACCAGCTTCCAGTCGTTGCATCACCTGATCAACCGCCTGCAGCGCAACAACCATCCGCGCACTGCGAGTGCGCTCATCGAGCTGTATGCACCGGTCGGCAAGGCGCTGTCGCCGCCGGCCGCGGAGAGCGCGGCGCCGCGTTCGTTGGCCACGCGGCTGGAGGCGTGCGAGGCGGAGCTGCCGTCGCTGGCGAGCACCTTGCGCGAAGGATTGCGACAGGATCCCGAACTCCTGCTGGAGTTCGACAGCGGCACCGTGCTGCTTTATCGCTTCGTGAGCGAGCTGCGCGATTTCGCCGCCCTGGAAGCCGCGCTGCGTGAAACGCAGGGACGCCTGAAGGGAAGCGCGGAGCGCGTGGACTTCCGGCGCGCCAACGACTACGCCGCGCCGCTGATCGGCGTGGTGCGCACCTTCCTCACCATGATCGCGCTGAGCGTGTTCTGGCTATGGTCGGGTTGGCCTTTCGGGCCCAGCGCGATGCTGCTGGCTACCATCTTCAGCGGCCTGATGGCCACGTCGCCGACGCCGCTGGCGGCCACCGCCAATACCTGGATCGGTTACGCGGTGGGCATGATCGCGGCGTACTTCGTGGTGTTCTGGCTGCTGCCGGGCAGCGATGGCTTCACCATGATGGTCTTGACCACCATGCCGCTGTTGTTGATTGGTCCGTATCTCACCACGCGCAATGCGACCTTGCCCGGCATCGGTGCGGGCTACACGCTGGGCTACGTCTACATCCTCGCGCTGAAAAATCCGATGGTGTACAGCCCGGAGCACTTCTTCAATGACGCCATCGCCTCGCTGTTCGGCCTGATGATGTGCGGTGTGGCGTTCATGATCATCCCGACGGTGATCGGCACCGAATGGCTTCGTCGCCGCCAGCTGCAGCAACTGCGGCGGCAGGTTTCGTTCGCCGCCACCGCGCCGATGGAAGGCCTGCTGTACCGCTTCGAAAGCACGAACCGCGACCTGTTCCACCAGATCGTCCAGTTCACCCAGCCCAACAGCGCGGAGTCGCGCAGCCTGCTGGCCTGGGGTTTGGCCGTCCACGACAGCGGTCGCGCGATCATCGAACTGCGCCAGGACATCCGGCACGCCGATTTGCCGCCGCCGTTGTGCGAAGCCATGCAGCGCGCGGTGGACGCCCTGGCGCGCCTCTACGACGCCCCCGACCGGCAGCGCTGGCAGGAGGCGGACCGCGCGGTCGACCACGCCATCACCCTGACCATGCAGACGCTGCCGCAGATGCGCGCCACCTGCCAGCCGGCGCTGGCGCACCTGCTGCAACTGCGCACCGCGCTGCGCGACGACGAATCCGCGCTCGGTCCCTACATCGTGAAGGCAACGGAGATTCCCCATGCCACGTGA
- the ubiB gene encoding ubiquinone biosynthesis regulatory protein kinase UbiB has protein sequence MPLKVVPRVMRVASVLLAYRLDELVDAAHLFRPLKLVRPLVAKPRVNVDGLSRGARLRLALTDLGPIFVKAGQVLSTRRDLVPADIADELAQLQDQVPPFPGAEARAIVEQELKAPITTLYAAFDETPLASASIAQVHAATLHDGSAAVVKVLRPGIDKQIARDVKLLRSLGELAQRWHPNADKIRPLDVVAEVEKMLENELDLQREGASASLLRRNFQSGVDMYVPAVHWDLTAARVLTLERVYGVSCDDIAALDAAGVDRKALAVKGVRLFYEQVFRDNFFHADAHPGNIWVDTARPGEPRFIALDFGIMGSLPEEDQYWLAQNFIALFERDYARIAQLHVDAGWMPSTVRLDELTAAVRTVCEPYFTRPLSQISLAELVVKLFQTARRYELTLQPQLILLQKTLLNIEGVGRMLDPQIDIWAVAHPVLKRILRERYSPLRTLREMRRRLPEWFHAAPQFPELMRDALRQVAKGERQQVADPNALAQRREEALRTRRSLAFGLLGASLLVGSAVLWTQASEHAVWHAAAAGVAGLLAFVAGWPRR, from the coding sequence ATGCCTTTGAAGGTCGTGCCGCGCGTGATGCGCGTCGCCTCCGTGCTGCTTGCCTATCGCCTGGACGAACTGGTCGACGCCGCCCATCTGTTCCGCCCGCTGAAGCTGGTGCGCCCGCTGGTGGCGAAGCCGCGCGTGAACGTCGACGGCCTGTCGCGCGGCGCGCGCCTGCGCCTGGCGCTTACCGACCTGGGCCCGATCTTCGTGAAGGCAGGCCAGGTGCTGTCGACGCGACGCGACCTGGTGCCGGCCGACATTGCCGACGAGCTCGCGCAGCTGCAGGACCAGGTGCCGCCGTTTCCCGGCGCCGAGGCGCGCGCCATCGTCGAGCAGGAACTGAAGGCACCGATCACCACGCTCTACGCCGCCTTCGACGAAACCCCGCTCGCCTCCGCCTCCATCGCGCAGGTGCACGCCGCGACGCTGCACGACGGCAGCGCCGCGGTGGTGAAGGTGTTACGCCCGGGCATCGACAAGCAGATCGCGCGCGACGTGAAGCTGCTGCGCTCGCTGGGCGAACTGGCCCAGCGCTGGCACCCCAACGCCGACAAGATCCGCCCGCTCGACGTGGTGGCCGAAGTCGAGAAGATGCTGGAAAACGAGCTGGACCTGCAGCGCGAAGGCGCCAGTGCCAGCCTGCTTCGGCGCAATTTCCAAAGCGGCGTGGACATGTACGTGCCGGCCGTGCACTGGGATCTCACCGCCGCCCGCGTGCTGACGCTGGAGCGCGTCTACGGCGTGAGCTGCGACGACATCGCCGCGCTCGATGCCGCCGGCGTGGACCGCAAGGCGCTTGCGGTGAAGGGCGTGCGACTGTTCTACGAACAGGTGTTCCGCGACAACTTCTTCCACGCCGACGCACACCCCGGCAACATCTGGGTCGACACTGCGCGCCCAGGCGAGCCGCGCTTCATCGCGCTGGATTTCGGCATCATGGGTTCGCTGCCGGAAGAGGACCAGTACTGGCTGGCGCAGAATTTCATCGCACTGTTCGAGCGCGACTACGCGCGCATCGCGCAGCTGCACGTCGATGCCGGCTGGATGCCTTCCACCGTGCGCCTGGACGAACTGACCGCCGCCGTGCGCACGGTGTGCGAGCCGTATTTCACGCGCCCGCTGTCGCAGATCTCGCTGGCCGAGCTGGTGGTCAAGCTGTTCCAGACGGCGCGACGCTACGAGCTGACACTGCAGCCTCAGTTGATCCTGCTGCAGAAGACCCTGCTCAACATCGAAGGCGTGGGCCGCATGCTCGATCCGCAGATCGACATCTGGGCCGTGGCGCACCCGGTGCTCAAGCGCATCCTGCGCGAGCGCTACAGCCCGCTCCGCACGCTGCGCGAAATGCGCCGCCGGCTGCCCGAATGGTTCCACGCCGCGCCGCAGTTTCCGGAACTGATGCGCGACGCGTTGCGCCAGGTCGCCAAGGGCGAGCGGCAGCAGGTCGCTGATCCGAATGCATTGGCGCAGCGACGCGAGGAAGCACTGCGTACGCGTCGCTCGCTCGCTTTCGGCCTGCTGGGCGCCAGCTTGCTGGTCGGCAGCGCGGTGTTGTGGACGCAGGCCTCCGAGCATGCCGTGTGGCATGCGGCCGCCGCCGGCGTGGCAGGTTTGCTCGCCTTCGTCGCCGGTTGGCCGCGACGCTGA
- a CDS encoding MarR family transcriptional regulator, whose translation MNSFLPTEQRLAITRQRHPAFPRDPAVLVRLIKHIYKRVHDDANAMLRPYGINHPEYNLLMMLYGTEGYTMHPTELADAAGEKLANITRLTNELCEKGLIARNASDEDRRKVALSLTPDGVAMIEGFLPDVCELLERQVGDMQPRDMAQLERLLKKFLTQLERQ comes from the coding sequence ATGAACAGCTTCCTTCCTACCGAACAGCGACTGGCGATCACGCGCCAGCGGCATCCTGCGTTTCCGCGGGATCCGGCCGTGCTCGTGCGCCTGATCAAGCACATCTATAAACGCGTGCACGACGACGCCAATGCCATGCTGCGGCCCTACGGCATCAATCACCCGGAATACAACCTCCTGATGATGCTGTACGGCACGGAGGGCTACACCATGCATCCCACCGAGCTGGCGGATGCGGCAGGGGAGAAGCTGGCGAACATCACGCGGCTCACCAACGAGCTGTGCGAGAAGGGGCTGATTGCGCGCAACGCCAGCGACGAGGATCGTCGCAAGGTGGCCCTTTCGCTGACGCCGGATGGCGTAGCGATGATCGAAGGGTTCCTGCCCGACGTGTGCGAATTGCTGGAGCGCCAGGTGGGCGACATGCAGCCGCGCGACATGGCGCAACTGGAACGCCTGCTCAAGAAGTTCCTCACGCAACTGGAGCGGCAGTAG
- the arfB gene encoding alternative ribosome rescue aminoacyl-tRNA hydrolase ArfB has translation MLTVSRSIVLPETELTERFLRADGPGGQHVNRTESAVELRFDVAHSPSLPDPVRERLLARRDRRLTDDGVLVIQARRFRDQGRNREDARERLVEIIRSALAVPKARIATKPTRGSQERRLAGKQQRGKIKQTRSRDWSRE, from the coding sequence ATGCTCACCGTCAGCCGTTCCATCGTCCTGCCAGAGACCGAGCTGACCGAGCGCTTCCTGCGTGCCGACGGTCCCGGTGGCCAGCACGTCAATCGCACCGAAAGCGCCGTCGAATTGCGCTTCGACGTGGCACATTCACCGTCGCTGCCCGACCCCGTGCGCGAGCGCCTGCTCGCGCGGCGCGATCGACGCCTCACCGATGATGGCGTGCTGGTCATCCAGGCGCGCCGCTTTCGCGACCAGGGCCGCAATCGCGAGGATGCACGCGAGCGGCTGGTCGAGATCATTCGCAGCGCACTGGCCGTTCCCAAGGCGCGCATCGCCACCAAACCCACTCGGGGCTCGCAAGAGCGCCGCCTCGCCGGCAAGCAGCAGCGAGGCAAGATCAAGCAAACGCGTTCGCGTGACTGGAGTCGTGAATGA
- a CDS encoding pseudouridine synthase, producing MLDILYQDDALIAVNKPAGLAVHRSKMVGNAEAFLIDVLREQVGGITYLAHRLDRATSGVLLVARSSEIAAALGEQFMGRDVHKQYLAVVRGWPEPEAMDIDYPLPSSRETGPRRDARTSYQRLAMVEVPIALGRYPQQRYALVLAEPHTGRFRQIRKHMAHIHHPIIGDCQHGRGDHNRLYKQYFSCHRMLLHAWRLTFAHPVTGAAMRIEAPLDAAYSALLQRFDWSLPA from the coding sequence ATGCTCGACATCCTCTACCAAGACGACGCCCTCATCGCGGTCAACAAGCCCGCCGGCCTCGCCGTGCATCGCTCCAAGATGGTGGGCAATGCCGAAGCATTCCTGATCGACGTGCTGCGCGAGCAGGTCGGTGGCATCACCTACCTCGCCCATCGCCTCGATCGCGCCACCAGCGGCGTGCTCCTCGTGGCGCGATCGTCGGAGATCGCCGCCGCGCTGGGCGAGCAGTTCATGGGACGCGACGTGCACAAGCAGTACCTCGCCGTCGTGCGTGGCTGGCCGGAGCCGGAAGCGATGGACATCGACTATCCCCTGCCCAGCTCCCGCGAAACCGGTCCGCGTCGCGACGCCCGCACCTCGTACCAGCGACTGGCGATGGTGGAAGTACCCATCGCATTGGGCCGCTATCCGCAGCAGCGTTACGCCCTGGTCCTGGCCGAACCGCATACCGGTCGCTTCCGCCAGATCCGCAAGCACATGGCGCATATCCACCACCCGATCATCGGCGACTGCCAGCACGGCCGCGGCGATCACAACCGCCTGTACAAACAGTACTTCAGCTGCCACCGCATGCTGCTGCACGCATGGCGGCTGACGTTCGCCCACCCGGTAACGGGCGCCGCCATGCGCATCGAAGCACCGTTGGACGCCGCCTATAGCGCCCTACTCCAACGCTTCGACTGGTCGCTGCCCGCGTAA
- a CDS encoding DUF4156 domain-containing protein — protein sequence MRKTLLLLVPIALLGACTYGITLDDAGKGVRTAWSGDLSSCRELGKVTVSVMDHVGPVNRNDIKVRDELEVMARNEAAKMHADTIKPLGEPTDGSQPWGAYQCGNAQLAPANRQANPANPNQQQPNQATPGGFETYPVKGN from the coding sequence ATGCGCAAGACCCTGTTGTTGCTCGTTCCCATCGCGTTGCTCGGCGCCTGCACCTACGGCATCACGCTGGACGATGCCGGCAAGGGCGTACGCACGGCCTGGAGCGGCGATCTCTCGTCGTGCCGCGAACTGGGCAAGGTCACCGTTTCGGTGATGGACCACGTCGGCCCAGTCAATCGCAACGACATCAAGGTGCGCGACGAACTGGAAGTCATGGCGCGCAATGAAGCGGCCAAGATGCACGCCGACACCATCAAGCCGCTGGGCGAACCGACCGACGGCTCGCAGCCGTGGGGCGCCTACCAGTGCGGCAACGCACAGCTGGCTCCGGCCAATCGCCAGGCGAATCCGGCCAACCCCAACCAGCAGCAGCCCAATCAGGCGACACCGGGCGGTTTCGAGACGTATCCGGTCAAGGGCAACTGA
- a CDS encoding M16 family metallopeptidase, whose product MARKPLALLVAGLLSVSAGLPAIAAPHAAVESSAAAVPDIAYTRFTLPNGLTVVVHEDHKAPVVAVSIWYHVGSADEPKGKTGFAHLFEHLMFSGSENHKGTYFQPFELAGATDMNGTTWFDRTNYFETVPTTALDMALWMESDRMGHLLGAIGQKELDTQRGVVQNEKRQGENRPYGRVDQNILSNTYPGNHPYQHDTIGSMADLNAASLADVKQWFHDYYGAANTTLVLAGDITVAEAKAKAEKYFGDIPAGPPVPRQQAWITPLTKSTRGIQHDHVAQPRIYRTWVVPQLGTDDAIQLDLASTVLGGGKTSRLYQRLVYQDKLVDDVSASISPFALASQFQIQADVKDGVDPAKVEAAINDELKKFLADGPNADELERAKIGNRAGFVRGLEKVGGFGGKAVILAEGQVYRGDPGAYKKDLQRADAATQASVKAASDKWLSHGDYLLTVLPAGDDFNGEQEDAKVVALGPVDGKPAPKMPAKQDFSVAKSQLDRSQGVPKVATFPDLSFPALERGKLKNGIEVVLAQRHTVPVTHVQLLFNAGYAADQGRKLGTASFTTTLMNESTKDLDSVEVAKRKQRLGAITRIGCGLDSCSAALNALNDQLQPSLALFADIVRNPAFKSEDIERVRGQWLAGIAQEKTQPTALALRTLPPLLYGANHAYGIPFTGSGTEAAIKSMQASDLAAFQRDWLRPDNVKILVAGDTTLQQIIPQLDAAFGDWTAPSSPLPKKNIATVAVQAKPRVFLIDKPDAPQSLILAGLLAPSSKAPNELAIDVANGAFGGSFTSRLNMNLREDKRWAYGAFSFMRDAVGQRPFLMYAPVQTDKTAESANEVFKEASEVVGARPLTEQEVDKIKDSNVRGLPGSFETSSEVLGAMTEIVQYGRPDDYVQTLKARTEAIHQSDAEQALKEIIKPSALTWVIVGDLKKIEQPVRALKLGEIEVIDGDGKAVPAK is encoded by the coding sequence ATGGCAAGAAAGCCCCTCGCCCTGCTCGTCGCAGGGTTGCTCAGCGTCTCCGCCGGCCTGCCGGCGATCGCTGCTCCCCATGCCGCGGTGGAATCGTCCGCCGCCGCCGTCCCCGACATCGCCTATACCCGCTTCACCTTGCCCAACGGCCTGACCGTGGTGGTGCATGAGGACCACAAGGCGCCCGTAGTGGCGGTGAGCATCTGGTATCACGTGGGTTCGGCTGACGAGCCCAAGGGCAAGACCGGCTTCGCGCATCTGTTCGAGCACCTGATGTTCTCCGGCTCGGAGAACCACAAGGGCACCTACTTCCAGCCGTTCGAGCTGGCCGGTGCCACGGACATGAACGGCACCACCTGGTTCGACCGCACCAATTACTTCGAAACGGTACCGACCACCGCACTGGATATGGCGCTGTGGATGGAATCGGATCGCATGGGCCACCTGCTGGGCGCCATCGGCCAGAAGGAGCTCGACACGCAGCGCGGCGTGGTGCAGAACGAGAAGCGCCAGGGTGAGAACCGCCCGTACGGCCGCGTGGACCAGAACATCCTGTCCAACACGTATCCGGGCAACCATCCGTACCAGCACGACACCATCGGTTCGATGGCCGACCTCAACGCGGCTTCGCTGGCCGACGTGAAGCAGTGGTTCCACGACTATTACGGCGCCGCCAACACCACCCTCGTGCTGGCCGGCGACATCACCGTCGCGGAGGCGAAGGCCAAGGCCGAGAAGTATTTCGGCGACATCCCGGCCGGCCCGCCGGTGCCGCGCCAGCAGGCGTGGATCACGCCGCTCACCAAGTCCACGCGTGGCATTCAGCACGATCACGTGGCGCAGCCGCGCATCTACCGCACCTGGGTGGTGCCGCAGCTGGGCACGGACGACGCGATCCAGCTCGACCTTGCCTCCACCGTGCTCGGCGGCGGCAAGACCTCACGCCTGTACCAGCGCCTGGTTTACCAGGACAAGCTGGTCGATGACGTCTCGGCGAGCATTTCGCCGTTTGCGTTGGCCAGCCAGTTCCAGATCCAGGCCGACGTGAAGGATGGCGTGGACCCGGCCAAGGTCGAGGCGGCGATCAACGACGAGCTGAAGAAATTCCTCGCCGACGGTCCCAACGCCGACGAACTGGAGCGCGCCAAGATCGGCAACCGCGCCGGCTTCGTGCGCGGGCTGGAGAAGGTCGGTGGCTTCGGCGGCAAGGCGGTGATCCTGGCCGAGGGTCAGGTCTATCGCGGTGATCCGGGCGCCTACAAGAAGGACCTGCAGCGCGCCGACGCCGCCACGCAGGCCAGCGTCAAGGCTGCTTCCGACAAGTGGCTGAGCCACGGCGACTACCTGCTCACCGTGCTGCCTGCCGGTGACGACTTCAACGGCGAGCAGGAAGACGCCAAGGTGGTTGCGCTCGGCCCGGTTGATGGCAAGCCGGCGCCGAAGATGCCTGCCAAGCAGGACTTCAGCGTGGCCAAGAGCCAGCTCGACCGCAGCCAGGGCGTGCCCAAGGTCGCCACCTTCCCTGACCTGAGTTTCCCGGCGCTGGAGCGCGGCAAGCTCAAGAACGGCATCGAAGTCGTGCTGGCGCAGCGCCACACGGTGCCGGTGACGCACGTGCAGTTGCTGTTCAATGCGGGCTACGCCGCCGACCAGGGTCGCAAGCTCGGCACCGCCAGCTTCACCACCACGCTGATGAACGAGAGCACCAAGGATCTCGACTCGGTGGAAGTGGCCAAGCGCAAGCAGCGCCTGGGCGCGATCACGCGCATCGGCTGCGGCCTCGACTCGTGCTCGGCGGCGCTCAATGCGTTGAACGACCAGTTGCAGCCATCGCTGGCGCTGTTCGCCGACATCGTGCGCAACCCGGCCTTCAAGAGCGAGGACATCGAGCGCGTGCGCGGGCAGTGGCTGGCCGGCATCGCGCAGGAGAAGACGCAGCCCACCGCGCTGGCGCTGCGCACCTTGCCGCCGCTGCTGTACGGCGCCAACCACGCTTACGGCATCCCGTTCACCGGTTCGGGCACGGAGGCGGCGATCAAGTCGATGCAGGCATCCGACCTCGCGGCGTTCCAGCGTGACTGGCTGCGCCCGGACAACGTGAAGATCCTCGTCGCCGGCGATACCACGCTGCAGCAGATCATCCCGCAGCTCGATGCCGCCTTCGGCGACTGGACGGCGCCGTCCAGCCCGCTGCCGAAGAAGAACATCGCCACGGTGGCCGTCCAGGCCAAGCCGCGCGTGTTCCTCATCGACAAGCCGGATGCGCCGCAATCGCTGATCCTGGCCGGTCTGCTCGCGCCCTCGAGCAAGGCGCCGAACGAGCTGGCGATCGATGTGGCCAATGGTGCGTTCGGCGGCAGCTTCACCTCGCGCCTCAACATGAACCTGCGCGAAGACAAGCGCTGGGCCTATGGCGCCTTCAGCTTCATGCGCGATGCGGTCGGCCAGCGTCCGTTCCTGATGTATGCCCCGGTGCAGACCGACAAGACCGCCGAGTCCGCCAACGAGGTGTTCAAGGAAGCCAGCGAAGTGGTGGGCGCGCGTCCGCTGACCGAGCAGGAGGTGGACAAGATCAAGGACTCCAACGTGCGCGGCCTGCCGGGCAGCTTCGAGACCAGCTCGGAAGTACTCGGCGCGATGACCGAGATCGTGCAGTACGGCCGTCCGGACGATTACGTGCAGACGCTCAAGGCACGCACCGAGGCGATCCATCAGTCCGATGCCGAGCAGGCGCTGAAGGAAATCATCAAGCCTTCCGCGCTGACCTGGGTGATCGTCGGCGATCTCAAGAAGATCGAGCAGCCCGTGCGCGCGCTCAAACTGGGCGAGATCGAGGTGATCGACGGTGACGGCAAGGCGGTGCCGGCCAAGTAA
- a CDS encoding ubiquinone biosynthesis accessory factor UbiJ: MTASPRSLLPRPLRALAGRALETALNHTLSLDPETVARLPALDGRSVQLHLRGPELALSVTVEGDRLKVGPAKDDNHLRVAATPGSLLGMLMKRDDEGVAPGKVEIAGDADLARRLEKLAGKFAPDFEEAFARTFGDVLGVPLAKAVRNGLAHAKETASHLTTDTADWLRDEIRVAAAPGEVEGFLDGVDDLRERSERLEARLARLEQRLKKGPAA; encoded by the coding sequence ATGACCGCCTCTCCCCGCTCCCTGCTGCCCCGCCCGCTGCGCGCCCTCGCCGGCCGCGCGCTGGAAACCGCGCTCAACCACACGCTCTCGCTCGATCCGGAAACCGTCGCGCGACTGCCCGCACTGGATGGCCGCAGCGTGCAGCTGCATCTGCGCGGCCCCGAGCTGGCCTTGTCGGTGACCGTGGAAGGTGATCGCCTGAAGGTCGGCCCCGCCAAGGACGACAATCATCTCCGCGTCGCTGCCACTCCGGGCAGTCTGCTCGGCATGCTGATGAAGCGCGATGACGAAGGCGTGGCGCCCGGCAAGGTGGAGATCGCCGGCGACGCCGACCTCGCGCGTCGCCTGGAAAAACTCGCCGGCAAGTTCGCCCCGGATTTTGAGGAAGCCTTCGCGCGGACGTTCGGCGACGTGCTCGGCGTGCCGCTCGCCAAGGCCGTACGCAACGGCCTCGCGCATGCGAAGGAAACGGCCAGCCACCTCACCACCGACACCGCCGACTGGCTGCGCGACGAAATCCGCGTTGCCGCGGCACCGGGCGAAGTGGAAGGCTTCCTCGACGGCGTGGACGACCTGCGCGAGCGCAGCGAACGCCTGGAAGCGCGCCTTGCCCGCCTGGAGCAGCGCCTGAAGAAAGGACCCGCCGCGTGA